In a genomic window of Pleurocapsa sp. PCC 7319:
- a CDS encoding DapH/DapD/GlmU-related protein: MTNLSPNSTSTWRRLQAKWQAAGPRGLLATGWMWFWMRWSGWGYLGKIATVIATWLAPPYYARRCLARYHPQGYIAPGATIYHQLLQLGANIFIGDRTTIFQDRDGGQIILGDRVHLYGDTYIQTGYGGTIEIGNDTQIQPRCQFSGYKAPIKVGSGVQIAPGCAFYPYAHGMEAERPIQQQPLTTKGGIIVEDNVWLGYRVIVLDGVRIGQGAVVGAGSIVTKDIPPGAIAVGAPARVVKMRSAPELSKI, encoded by the coding sequence ATGACTAACTTGTCCCCAAACTCTACTTCTACTTGGAGACGATTGCAAGCTAAATGGCAAGCTGCTGGACCGCGAGGTCTATTGGCAACTGGTTGGATGTGGTTTTGGATGCGTTGGTCTGGATGGGGTTATCTCGGAAAAATTGCTACGGTAATCGCAACTTGGCTGGCTCCACCATATTACGCCCGTCGTTGTTTGGCTCGATATCATCCCCAGGGTTATATTGCGCCCGGAGCGACTATTTATCATCAATTACTGCAACTAGGAGCGAATATATTTATAGGCGATCGCACAACCATTTTTCAAGACCGAGATGGCGGTCAAATTATCTTAGGCGATCGAGTTCATTTGTATGGTGATACTTATATTCAAACTGGTTATGGCGGCACTATAGAAATTGGTAATGACACTCAAATTCAACCACGATGTCAATTTTCTGGCTATAAAGCACCAATTAAAGTTGGCTCTGGGGTACAAATCGCACCTGGCTGTGCTTTTTATCCTTATGCTCATGGCATGGAGGCAGAGCGACCAATTCAGCAACAGCCCTTAACCACTAAAGGTGGCATCATTGTTGAAGATAATGTTTGGCTTGGTTATCGGGTGATTGTTCTTGATGGTGTTCGTATTGGTCAGGGAGCAGTGGTGGGAGCGGGTTCAATCGTCACCAAAGATATTCCTCCCGGAGCGATCGCAGTAGGCGCCCCCGCTCGAGTAGTCAAAATGCGTAGTGCGCCAGAATTATCGAAAATTTAG